GACCATCACGCAGCAGGTCGCCAAGAACTTCCTGCTGTCCGCCGACCAGACCTTCGACCGCAAGATCAAGGAAGCGATTCTCTCCTTCCGTATCGAACAGGCCTACAGCAAGGACAAGATCCTCGAGCTCTACCTGAACGAGATCTATTTCGGCCTCAATTCCTACGGTATCGCCGGCGCAGCACTCACCTATTTCGACAAGTCGGTCAACGAACTGACCATCGCCGAATCGGCTTACCTGGCATCTCTTCCGAAGGGTCCGTCGAACTACAATCCCTTCCGCCGCGCCGAGGCAGCGCTCACCCGCCGCAACTGGGTGATCGATCGCATGGTCGAGAATGGCTATGTCAGCCAGAGCGACGGCGAAGAGGCGAAGAAGCAGCCACTCGGCGTCGTGCCGCCGAAGAGCGGCCCTTCGCTCTTTGCCTCCGACTATTTTGCCGAAGAGGTTCGCCGCCAGTTGATTGACCAGTATGGCGAAAAGACCCTTTATGAAGGCGGCCTTTCCGTTCGTACGTCGCTCGATCCGCAGATGCAGCTGGAAGCCCGCAAGGCGCTGCAGGATGGTCTGATCGATTATGACGAGCGCCGCGGTTACCGTGGCCCGCTCAAACAAATTGCCACCTCGCAGGATTGGGGCGCCGAGCTCGCCAAGGTGCCAAGCCTGACCGACGTGCCGGAATGGAAGGTTGCCGTCGTCCTTTCCGTATCCGATCAAGGCGTTGATATCGGTCTGCAGCCCCGCGTCGATGCTGCCGGCAAAGTATCGACGGAGCGGACGCGCGGTACGATCGCTCCCGCCGACATGCGCTGGGCCTATCGCTCGGCTGGCGGCAAGTCAGTCAAATCGCCAAGTGGCGTATTGAGCCCCGGTGACGTGATTTACGTGCAGAAGACCGGCAATGCCGATTCGAGCAGCTATCGCCTGCGCCAGCCGCCGAAGGTGCAGGGCGGTCTCGTTGCCATGGACCCGCATACCGGCCGTGTACTCGCCATGGTTGGTGGCTTCTCCTACGCGCAGTCCGAGTTCAATCGCGCCACACAGGCCAAGCGTCAGCCGGGTTCGTCGTTCAAGCCCTTCGTTTACGCTGCCGCCATGGACAACGGCTATACGCCGGCCTCGGTCATTCTGGACGATCCGCTGCAGATCACGCTTAGCAATGGCGATGTCTGGAAGCCGACGAATTACGAAGGCGAGGGCGGCGGCGTCCATACGCTTCGTTTCGCCATCGAACACTCGCGCAACCTCATGACGGTGCGTCTCGCTTCCGACATGGGCATGCCGCTGGTTGCCGAATATGCCGAGCGCTTCGGTATCTACGACCATATGAACCCGGTGCTGGCCATGTCGCTCGGCGCCGGCGAAACGACGGTGCTGCGCATGGTTTCGGCCTATTCGGTCATTGCCAATGGCGGCAAGCAGATCAAGCCGACGCTGATCGACCGCATTCAGGACCGCTACGGCAAGACCATCTTCAGGCATGAGGAACGCGTCTGCGACAATTGTAACGTCAGCGCTTGGCAGAATCAGGACGAGCCCGTGATCGCCGACAATCGCGAACAGGTGCTCGATCCCATGACGGCCTATCAGGTCACGTCGATGATGCAGGGCGTCATCATCCGCGGCACGGCCGCCGGCAAGATCAAGCTTAACACCGATGTCGCCGGCAAGACCGGCACCACCAACGAAGAGAAGGATGCCTGGTTCGTCGGCTTCACGCCGAGCCTCGTCGCCGGCCTTTACGTCGGCTACGATACGCCGACTCCGCTTGGTCGCGGTGGCACTGGCAGCGGACTTGCCGCGCCGATCTTCAACGAGTTCATGCAGGCCGCCACGAAGGATGAGGCGCCTGAGAAGTTCCAGGTTCCGGCCGGCATGACGATGGTTGCCGTCAACCGCGCAACCGGCATGGCCGCGCAGCCCGGCGAACCGAATGCCATCATGGAAGCCTTCAAGCCCGGCACCGGGCCGGCTACCAGCCTGCAGGTCATTGGCGGCGGCGATGCCGCGGCTCAGGTGGCGCCCGAGGAAATCCTCAGAACATCGCCGCAGGCGAACCAGGCGGTCACCTCCGGATCCGGCGGTCTCTTCTGATCCGACCCTATTTGTCTGATCGACATGCCGCGGGGCTTTACACCAGCGGCATGTATATCTATGTCACCAGCACTCTTTGAATTGGATGACCGCTTGTCTTGAGCGGTGAACTGAAGAAGTGGGATTATGCGAGCCGAAATCGAGAAAATAGTCGATGAAACCAAGCAGGCTATCACCCTGCTGAGGAGGCATCTTTGACTGGGACCAGGCGATAAGACGACTGGACTGGTTGAACAACAAGTCAGAGGATCCGACCCTCTGGAACGACGCTGCTGAAGCGCAGAAGCTGATGCGCGAGCGCCAGCAGCTTGACGACGGCATCAGTGGCGTGCGCGCGCTGGAACAGCAGCTCGCCGACAATGTCGAGCTGATCGAGCTTGGCGAAGAAGAAGGCGACGCCGATGTCGTTCGCGAGGCTGAAGAAGCGCTCAAGGGCTTGAAGGCGGAGGCCGCGCGCCGGCAGGTGGAAGCCATGCTTTCGGGCGAGGCCGACGGCAATGACACCTACCTCGAAGTCCACTCCGGCGCCGGCGGCACCGAGAGCCAGGACTGGGCGAACATGCTTCTGCGCATGTACACCCGCTGGGCCGAACGCCAGCGTTTCAAGGTGGAGCTGCTGGAAGTCCATGACGGCGAAGAAGCCGGCATCAAGTCCGCGACTTTGCTCGTCAAGGGCCACAATGCCTATGGCTGGCTGAAGACCGAATCGGGCGTGCATCGTCTCGTGCGCATCTCGCCCTATGACAGCAATGCGCGCCGTCACACGTCGTTCTCGTCGATCTGGGTCTACCCGGTCGTCGACGACTCTATCCAGATCGAGATCAACGAAAGCGATTGCCGCATCGATACGTACCGCTCGTCGGGCGCCGGCGGTCAGCACGTCAACACGACCGATTCGGCCGTGCGCATCACGCATATCCCGACCGGGATCGTCGTGCAGTGCCAGCAGGAACGTTCGCAGCACAAGAACCGCGCCAAGGCATGGGACATGCTGCGCGCCCGCATGTACGAGGCCGAATTGATGAAGCGGGAAGAGGCTGCCAATGCCGAAGCCGCCTCCAAGACGGACATCGGCTGGGGTCATCAGATCCGCTCCTATGTCCTGCAGCCCTACCAGCTGGTCAAGGACTTGCGCACCGGCGTTTCCAGCACGGCGCCGAGCGACGTTCTGGATGGTGATCTCAACGAGTTCATGGAAGCAGCCCTTGCGCATCGCATCAGCGGTGCTGCCGATGCCGTCATCGACGACGTCGAATAAGGTCGTATCCGTTCACGCATGAAAAAAGCCCCGTCTCCGGGGCTTTTTTACGGTACATCCTGCCTTGTTGCTTCTGCCCTTTTGGGCTTGGCACAGATGTCTCGCTCAATCCGAGAATTGTTCCGCCAGGATCCTGTCCGACCAAGACCTGTCCGGATCGGAAAGAATGCGGGCCGTCGTATCTTCGCTCTGGCGGATCTGAATGCCGAGGACCGACTTGACTTCGGTATTGTCAGCGGCGGCGTTGACCGGACGCTTCTCCGCTTCAAGCACGGTGATGTCGACAGTCACCTTGTTCGGAAGGAGCGCGCCGCGCCAGCGGCGGGGACGGAAGGCGCTGACGGGCGTCATGGCAAGCAGCGGCGCTTCCAGCGGCAAGATGGGGCCGTGGGCGGAGAGATTGTAAGCGGTGGAGCCAGCCGGCGTCGTCACCATCAGCCCGTCGCAGATCAGTTCTGGCAGGCGAACCCGCCCGTCGATCTCCACCTTCAGCTTTGCCGTCTGATAGGATTGACGAAACAGCGAGACTTCATTGATGGCGAGCGCGACGCAGGAGCTGCCGTCAGCATTGCGGGTGGTCATCTGCAGAGGGTGAAATGCGTTTTCGACAGCTGCTTCGATGCGCTCGGCCAAGCCATCCGTGCGGTAGTCGTTCATCAGGAAGCCTATGGAGCCGCGATTCATCCCATAAACGCGTTTACCGGTGTTCATCGTCTTGTGCAGCGTCTGCAGCATGAAGCCATCGCCACCGAGAGCCACGACAATATCCGCATTTTCCTGCGGTGCCTGGCCGTAGAGGCGAATAAGCTCCTCCTGCGCCGCTTGAGCCTCTGGCGCGGTGGAGGCGAGAAAACAAACGGATTGAAGATTGCGCGACATGCAATGTCCTCTGAATAGCGATTCTTCGTAATGTTATTCCCCTGCCGCGACAAGACGTTTCGCTCGAACTGGTGAATCGGTCGATCCCCACCTTTAACGTGGATCGACCGATTTTCCCTTTACAGGATTTCAAAGTCTGTTATTTGGCATGCCCATATGCCCTTGTAGCTCAGTTGGTAGAGCACCTGATTTGTAATCAGGGGGTCGCGGGTTCGAACCCTGCCGGGGGCACCATTTTTTCCTGAATATCGTCGATCGTTTCATCTCCGCTATGGAAAACCGGCGGCAACGACATAATATCTCGTTGCTAACGGGCTCCGAACGCTCGTCACAGTCATCAATCCTATATTCGTGTGCCTGGAACCATATGCCGAGCAAGCCCAAGAAGCCTAAACTCGAACACTCCGAGCTTTCGGGTGAATTCACTGACGATGGCGTGACCGTCCTGGTTGATATATTTCGCCCGGCCGGCACCAATGCCGACTGGCGGATGGAGGTCATCACGCCGGAGGAAGACCTGATCGAATGGGAAGAGCCCTTCGCGACCGACCGCGAGGCATTCGACGAGTTCCTTGCGACGATTGCGCGCGACGGCATCCGGTCGTTCTTCGACGAAGCGGACCCTATGGTTCACTGAACCTGCCGATAGGTCCTGGCGAGCACATCAAATCGCTCTCGGTTCTTCGTGCATCCATTCGCCTGCCTACTCGGGATTGTGGACGCATTTACAACGTCGGAAATCGGCATACACTTCATCCATGAATGGTGGGGAGGACACGTTCATGCGCGAGATATCGCGGCATGTCGTCTTGGGATTGCCGCTCGTCATGATCACGGCGTTTACAGGCGCATCAGCATTGGCTGGTGAAAACTGCTACTGTAAAAATGCGGATGGAAAGCAGCATGCGGTCGGCGAGGTCGCCTGTATGACCGTTGGGGGGCGGAGCTACCTCGCGCAGTGCGAAATAAACCTCAATGTCACCTCCTGGGCGAAGCTGCAGGATGGCTGCCCCGTTACCGAGAGGGTGCTTTGGCGCCAATCGGCCTGGCACCCGGCGCCGATGATCGTACGATAAGCGTTTCGTGCTTGATTTAGCGCTCGCGGTGAGCGTGCTTAGATATGCTTCAGCCGGCCTATTTGCGGACCAGCAGCAGCGGCTCGCCTTCCTCTTCCTCGGACTTCTGAAAACTGCCGTCGGGCTTCATATCAAAAGAGAGCGAGGAGCCATCGCTGCCCAGCATGACAAGTCCGAACCCTTCTGTCGCCCAAAGGGAAAGCTTGAGGTCGCCGACTTCGCCGGAGCAGTTGCCGCTCGAAGACATCTTGGCGGTGCCGTCCTGATCCTTGTCGGTGGTGAGCGTGATATCGCAGACGGGCTTGCCGTCCGGTGTCTGGATGCGCCACGCGCCTGCAAGGCTTGCAGTGGTCGGCACATGATCGACATCGCCGAGCGCCGGCAGCAGCCAGGTCGGGTCACCGCCTTCGCTTTCCCACGGCGAGCCTTCCTCCTGCTGGAAGCGCACGAGAGGCTTGCCCCCACCATCCGCGATCGCCAGCGATCCGTCATCGGTGAAATTCCATATCTTGGCCGTGGCGAGTGCGGGGAGCGGCGTCGTGCACGCGTCTGCCCCCGTAATCTCGTAGCCGCCGGACACCGTATTCGTCCCGAAGATGAGGCGGCAGCCCTTGGCGCCGCTTTCCGGCGCAACCAGCCAGACACCGGCTTGCGCCTGGATCATTTCGTCATCGGCAGCATGTGCCGGTTGGACCATGGTCAAAGCAAGGGCGGCGGCAATCGCCGCGGGACCAAGAAGACGAATCAAAGCAAATTCTCCCAACGTGCTGCGGCCGCCAAAAGCGCCACTATGATTTGAGATAGGACCGCGTCGCATATAGCGCGATCGCGGCGGCATTCGAGACATTCAGCGACTTGATGGCGCCGGGCATATCGAGCCGAGCGAGAGCATTCACCGTTTCCCGGGTCTTCTGGCGCAGGCCCTTGCCCTCGGAGCCGAGCACGAGCGCGATCTTGTCACCGCTGAAGGTGCCTTCCAGCGGTGTCGGGCCTTCCGAATCAAGCCCGATGGTCGTGAAGCCGAGACGGTGCAGCTCCCCGAGCGCATCGGCGAGATTGGTGATCTGTATATAAGGTATGAGTTCCAGCGCGCCCGAGGCCGATTTTGCCATCACGCCTGATTCTGTCGGGCTGTGGCGCTGCGTGGTAATGACCGCACCCGCATCGAAAGCGACGGCCGAACGCATGATGGCGCCGACATTGTGCGGATCCGTCACCTGATCGAGAACCAGCAGCAGCGGACTGTCTTTCAATGCCTCGAGGCGGCGCACGGGCAGGGGGCGCGTTTCCAGCATGACGCCCTGATGAATAGCCTCCGGACCAAGCACCTTGTCGATATCCTGCGGCGAGACGATCTCGACGGGGATGCCGAGTTGATCGGCGGGGCCAACCTCCAGCCGTACCAGGGCATTCTGCGTCGTGGACAGCTTGACGTTCTTGCGTTGTGGATTGCTCAGCGCCGCCCGAACCGTATGCAGGCCATAGAGAAAGACCTGATCGGGCGCGAGCGCCGGCGGCTTCCAATCGTCAGCGCCCGCCTTCTTGCGCTTCTGTGGCGTGGGCGTCGGGATTTCGCCACGCTCGCGCTTGGCATCGCGATGCGCGCGGCGCAGCGTTGCATAATGAGTGTCCTTGACCGAGCGGTCGCCGGCGGTGCTGTCTTGGCCCTGACGGCCGGATGATTTGTCTTTGCTCATACGGCTTTATAACCAGCGCCTTCCTGAGCGCCTAGCCTCTTTCAATGCCGGGCTTTTCCCACAGGCTGAAATTTTTTCGTCATTTTTGGCAATTCCTTGTGTTGACAGACGGAAATCGTCCGGTCATATACGCGGCGCAGATGACGGCGGCGACGCCA
The Rhizobium sp. 11515TR DNA segment above includes these coding regions:
- a CDS encoding penicillin-binding protein 1A, whose amino-acid sequence is MIRLIGYFFGLGCLLFLGAAAAAAIYLSVVSKELPDYEVLAKYAPPVTTRIHAGNGALMKEYSRENRLFVPIQAIPDRVKAAFLSAEDKNFYNHPGVDVGGLIRAVAVNLQNIGSGRRFVGASTITQQVAKNFLLSADQTFDRKIKEAILSFRIEQAYSKDKILELYLNEIYFGLNSYGIAGAALTYFDKSVNELTIAESAYLASLPKGPSNYNPFRRAEAALTRRNWVIDRMVENGYVSQSDGEEAKKQPLGVVPPKSGPSLFASDYFAEEVRRQLIDQYGEKTLYEGGLSVRTSLDPQMQLEARKALQDGLIDYDERRGYRGPLKQIATSQDWGAELAKVPSLTDVPEWKVAVVLSVSDQGVDIGLQPRVDAAGKVSTERTRGTIAPADMRWAYRSAGGKSVKSPSGVLSPGDVIYVQKTGNADSSSYRLRQPPKVQGGLVAMDPHTGRVLAMVGGFSYAQSEFNRATQAKRQPGSSFKPFVYAAAMDNGYTPASVILDDPLQITLSNGDVWKPTNYEGEGGGVHTLRFAIEHSRNLMTVRLASDMGMPLVAEYAERFGIYDHMNPVLAMSLGAGETTVLRMVSAYSVIANGGKQIKPTLIDRIQDRYGKTIFRHEERVCDNCNVSAWQNQDEPVIADNREQVLDPMTAYQVTSMMQGVIIRGTAAGKIKLNTDVAGKTGTTNEEKDAWFVGFTPSLVAGLYVGYDTPTPLGRGGTGSGLAAPIFNEFMQAATKDEAPEKFQVPAGMTMVAVNRATGMAAQPGEPNAIMEAFKPGTGPATSLQVIGGGDAAAQVAPEEILRTSPQANQAVTSGSGGLF
- the prfB gene encoding peptide chain release factor 2 (programmed frameshift) encodes the protein MRAEIEKIVDETKQAITLLRRHLDWDQAIRRLDWLNNKSEDPTLWNDAAEAQKLMRERQQLDDGISGVRALEQQLADNVELIELGEEEGDADVVREAEEALKGLKAEAARRQVEAMLSGEADGNDTYLEVHSGAGGTESQDWANMLLRMYTRWAERQRFKVELLEVHDGEEAGIKSATLLVKGHNAYGWLKTESGVHRLVRISPYDSNARRHTSFSSIWVYPVVDDSIQIEINESDCRIDTYRSSGAGGQHVNTTDSAVRITHIPTGIVVQCQQERSQHKNRAKAWDMLRARMYEAELMKREEAANAEAASKTDIGWGHQIRSYVLQPYQLVKDLRTGVSSTAPSDVLDGDLNEFMEAALAHRISGAADAVIDDVE
- a CDS encoding AprI/Inh family metalloprotease inhibitor — translated: MIRLLGPAAIAAALALTMVQPAHAADDEMIQAQAGVWLVAPESGAKGCRLIFGTNTVSGGYEITGADACTTPLPALATAKIWNFTDDGSLAIADGGGKPLVRFQQEEGSPWESEGGDPTWLLPALGDVDHVPTTASLAGAWRIQTPDGKPVCDITLTTDKDQDGTAKMSSSGNCSGEVGDLKLSLWATEGFGLVMLGSDGSSLSFDMKPDGSFQKSEEEEGEPLLLVRK
- a CDS encoding NAD kinase, which produces MSRNLQSVCFLASTAPEAQAAQEELIRLYGQAPQENADIVVALGGDGFMLQTLHKTMNTGKRVYGMNRGSIGFLMNDYRTDGLAERIEAAVENAFHPLQMTTRNADGSSCVALAINEVSLFRQSYQTAKLKVEIDGRVRLPELICDGLMVTTPAGSTAYNLSAHGPILPLEAPLLAMTPVSAFRPRRWRGALLPNKVTVDITVLEAEKRPVNAAADNTEVKSVLGIQIRQSEDTTARILSDPDRSWSDRILAEQFSD
- the rlmB gene encoding 23S rRNA (guanosine(2251)-2'-O)-methyltransferase RlmB yields the protein MSKDKSSGRQGQDSTAGDRSVKDTHYATLRRAHRDAKRERGEIPTPTPQKRKKAGADDWKPPALAPDQVFLYGLHTVRAALSNPQRKNVKLSTTQNALVRLEVGPADQLGIPVEIVSPQDIDKVLGPEAIHQGVMLETRPLPVRRLEALKDSPLLLVLDQVTDPHNVGAIMRSAVAFDAGAVITTQRHSPTESGVMAKSASGALELIPYIQITNLADALGELHRLGFTTIGLDSEGPTPLEGTFSGDKIALVLGSEGKGLRQKTRETVNALARLDMPGAIKSLNVSNAAAIALYATRSYLKS